One window from the genome of Canis aureus isolate CA01 chromosome 18, VMU_Caureus_v.1.0, whole genome shotgun sequence encodes:
- the SAMD9L gene encoding sterile alpha motif domain-containing protein 9-like — protein sequence MNEEVNLPEVVDDWTKEHVKQWVTKHLNVDEKYGQILLREEVTGLVLQELTEKDLREMGLPWGSALLIKRKYNKLNNSSSESNNQDSGQLDHTKPSKKEHPKKPQQMKKEEEKSVLSNIDHDLREARDTKEQESILMKEDALNEGATAEDQNEDKLGIKQLTCMPYPFDQFHNSHCYIENSVLQPETGPLNLIDPIHEFKALTNTEAATEKDIKMKFSNEVFRFASACMNSRTNGTIHFGVKNRPHGQIVGVKVANKDAFIDHFNIMIRQYFEESEINEVKKCIREPRFVEVLLQNNTLSDRFVIEVDVIPKHSVCEKKYFLIRMQNCKSETWKPNQDLSLFVRDGPSSKDILANVKQRELNLKAFLQNLTSVVASRKEAEEEYEMKADRKESEGQKLVKLLIGNRDSLDNSYYNWYILVTNKCHPNQTKNLDFLKEMKLFAVLEFDPESVSKGVVKAYKKSRIANLHFPNQFEEKTNNIREKISSLNLYQQTSWIFCNGRSDLKNESYKPLEPHLWHRERASEVRKLILFLTDENIMTRGKFLVVFLLLSPVESPGDPLIETFCAFYQALKGMENILCICVNSHIYQRWKDLLQTRLTIADELTNHSISTLNLELINSTILKLKPVTQSLRRFLPSHGFSSIILEKKEEDILTALEILCENECKDTDIEKDKSKFQEFKKLKEEHFYRGGKVSWWNFYFSSENYSSAFVKRDSYEKLKVLIKCWAESPKPEFAKIINLYHHPGCGGTTLAMNVLWDLKKNFRCAVLKNKTTDFEEIVEQVTKLITYKATSHEDYFPVLLLVDDFEDQENVCVLQNAIDSILGEKGLRYEKTLVIILNCMRSQNPDETAKLADSVALTYQLSSKEQRAFEAKLEEIEKQHKNCENFYSFMIMKSNFNKMYIEKVVRNILKGQNVDSKEGQLISFLALLNSYVTESTISVSQCEIFLGIIYTSMPWEPESLEDKMGAYSTLLINTEVTEYGRYTGVRIIHPLIAISCLKELEESYDLNKCQIALKILNENLFYVSGIGREKFQHDVQTLLLTRQRREYGDETDTLFAPLIEVLQNEDIEKVLIAGATRFPQNAFICQALARYFYIKEKNFGTALEWANQAKKKAPKNSYISDTLGQVYKSQIKWWLDENKNSTDITVNDLICLLEAAENASKAFKKSQEQTERKGYETWADTWAKQTLQRKYDTYNTAGFFGEIEVGLYAIQILQLTPCFLKQNELSKKAMVEFLSGKGMIPTNPKCEYYLALNKFTSYLENLQSDLKRCFDFFDDYLVLLKMKNTQKETGEISLSKKITRCFKKYVELFCHLDSGPLHKESQLLQEENCRKALEALRADRFSGLLEYLNPNHKEAATNMENIVNKYNFLLQQNPKKQMTKEKQNFILANIILNCLKPHSKFIQPLPILKKQLREVLLSIGPSHQYPNPYFLACLLFWPQNQELDEDSKFMEKYVSSLNRNFKRQYRSMCRSKQASTLFYLGKQKGLHSLVCKAEIEQYFNKAQNTSSLSQSADVCKKKVKDLLCRLTGQAEGKLISMEYGTEKKVKIPVIPVYSGPLRSGGNIERVSFYLGFSMEGLQAYEIEII from the coding sequence ATGAATGAGGAAGTAAATCTACCTGAAGTGGTCGATGACTGGACCAAAGAGCATGTGAAACAATGGGTGACCAAACACCTTAATGTTGATGAAAAATATGGGCAGATTCTGCTCAGGGAAGAGGTAACTGGATTAGTCCTGCAGGAATTAACTGAGAAGGACCTTAGAGAAATGGGGCTACCATGGGGTTCAGCACTTTTGATAAAACGTAAATATAACAAATTGAATAACAGTTCCTCTGAAAGTAACAATCAGGATTCTGGACAATTAGATCATACAAAACCCTCCAAAAAGGAACACCCAAAAAAGCCACAACagatgaaaaaggaagaggaaaaatcagTGTTATCCAATattgatcatgatctcagagaggCCAGAGATACAAAAGAGCAAGAATCAATTCTTATGAAAGAAGATGCATTAAATGAGGGAGCAACCGCTGAAGACCAAAATGAGGATAAGCTAGGAATTAAACAGTTGACTTGTATGCCATATCCTTTTGATCAGTTCCATAACAGCCATTGTTACATAGAAAATAGTGTTCTACAACCTGAAACTGGCCCACTCAATCTCATAGACCCAATACATGAGTTCAAAGCCCTCACAAATACAGAAGCAGCCACAGAAAAggacattaaaatgaaatttagcaATGAAGTCTTCCGATTTGCATCAGCTTGTATGAATTCTCGCACCAATGGCACTATCCATTTTGGAGTCAAGAACAGACCTCACGGACAAATTGTTGGTGTGAAAGTCGCCAATAAGGATGCCTTCATTGACCACTTCAATATAATGATCAGACAATATTTTGAAGAAAGCGAGATCAATGAAGTCAAGAAGTGCATTCGGGAGCCAAGGTTTGTGGAAGTCCTACTGCAGAACAATACACTGTCTGACAGATTTGTCATTGAAGTAGATGTTATTCCAAAACATTCTGTGtgtgaaaaaaagtatttcttaattaGAATGCAAAATTGTAAAAGTGAAACCTGGAAACCAAACCAAGATCTTTCACTGTTTGTGAGAGATGGGCCCAGCAGTAAGGATATCCTGGCCAATGTCAAGCAAcgagaattaaatttaaaagcatttttacaaAATCTAACGTCAGTAGTAGCATCTAGAAAAGAGGCTGAAGAAGAATACGAGATGAAGGCAGATAGGAAGGAGAGTGAAGGACAAAAGTTGGTTAAACTCCTCATAGGCAACCGAGACTCACTGGATAATTCCTACTACAACTGGTACATTCTTGTGACAAATAAATGCCATCCAAATCAAACAAAGAACTTAGattttctaaaggaaatgaaattgttTGCTGTGCTGGAGTTTGATCCTGAATCTGTAAGCAAGGGGGTGGTCAAAGCTTACAAAAAAAGCCGAATAGCAAACCTTCACTTTCCAAATCAGTTTGAAGAAAAGACAAACAACATAAGGGAGAAAATTTCTAGTTTGAATCTTTACCAGCAGACCAGCTGGATCTTCTGCAATGGCAGGTCAGACTTGAAAAACGAGAGCTATAAGCCTCTAGAACCACATTTATGGCACAGAGAAAGAGCTTCTGAAGTCAGGAAGCtgattttatttctcacagaTGAAAATATAATGACAAGAGGGAAATTTTTGGTTGTGTTTCTATTGCTCTCTCCAGTGGAAAGCCCAGGAGATCCCCTCATTGAAACTTTCTGTGCTTTCTACCAAGCTCTCAAAGGAATGGAAAATATACTGTGTATCTGTGTAAACTCACATATTTATCAACGATGGAAAGATCTGCTACAAACCAGACTGACAATAGCAGATGAATTAACAAACCACAGTATTTCCACTTTAAATTTAGAACTGATAAACAGTACTATCCTTAAACTAAAACCAGTGACTCAGTCTCTAAGAAGATTTTTGCCCTCCCATGGATTTTCTTCGATTATcttagagaaaaaggaagaggatatCTTGACTGCACTGGAAATCCTCTGTGAAAATGAATGTAAAGACACAGACatagagaaagataaatctaAATTCcaagaatttaagaaattaaaagaggAACACTTTTATCGAGGTGGCAAAGTATCCTGGTGgaacttctatttttcttctgaaaactaTTCTTCAGCTTTTGTCAAAAGAGATAGTTATGAAAAGCTTAAAGTTCTGATAAAGTGCTGGGCAGAGTCTCCTAAGCCAGAATTTGCAAAAATCATCAATCTTTATCACCATCCAGGCTGTGGAGGTACTACATTGGCCATGAATGTTCTCTGGGACCTAAAGAAAAACTTTAGATGTGctgtgttaaaaaacaaaacaactgattTCGAAGAAATTGTAGAACAAGTGACCAAATTGATTACCTATAAAGCCACCAGCCATGAAGATTACTTTCCCGTACTTCTCCTTGTGGATGATTTTGAAGACCAGGAAAATGTTTGTGTGCTACAGAATGCCATCGATTCCATTTTGGGAGAGAAGGGTTTGAGATATGAAAAAACACTGGTGATTATCTTAAACTGCATGAGATCCCAGAATCCTGATGAAACTGCAAAATTAGCAGACAGTGTTGCACTAACCTACCAACTCTCTTCCAAGGAACAAAGAGCTTTTGAGGCCAAActggaagaaattgaaaagcaaCATAAGAACTGTGAAAACTTTTATTCCTTCATGATCATGAAaagcaattttaataaaatgtatatagaaaaggTAGTCAGGAATATCCTAAAAGGACAGAATGTTGACAGCAAGGAAGGACAACTCATTTCTTTCCTGGCTCTACTCAACTCTTATGTCACTGAGTCTACAATTTCAGTATCACAGTGTGAAATATTTTTGGGAATCATATACACTAGTATGCCCTGGGAACCCGAAAGCCTAGAGGACAAGATGGGAGCCTATTCTACACTTCTGATAAACACAGAAGTCACAGAATATGGGAGATACACAGGTGTGCGCATCATTCATCCTTTGATTGCCATTTCCTGTCTGAAAGAACTGGAAGAAAGCTATGACTTGAACAAGTGCCAAATTGCATTGAAGATCTTAAATGAGAATTTATTCTATGTTTCTggaataggaagagaaaaatttcaACATGATGTGCAAACTCTTCTGCTTACGAGACAGCGCAGGGAATATGGAGATGAAACAGACACTTTGTTTGCCCCATTAATTGAAGTTTTACAGAACGAAGACATTGAAAAGGTCTTGATAGCTGGGGCTACTCGATTCCCACAAAATGCGTTCATTTGTCAGGCCTTAGCaagatatttttacattaaagaGAAGAATTTTGGCACTGCTCTGGAATGGGCAAACCAGGCCAAAAAGAAAGCAcctaaaaattcatatatttcagatACGCTTGGTCAAGTCTACAAAAGTCAAATCAAATGGTGGttggatgaaaataaaaactccacAGATATTACAGTTAATGATCTAATATGCCTCTTGGAAGCTGCTGAAAATGCCTCAAAAGCTTTCAAAAAATCCCAAGAACAAACTGAGCGGAAAGGCTATGAAACCTGGGCAGACACCTGGGCAAAACAAACGTTGCAAAGAAAATATGACACATACAACACAGCCGGCTTTTTTGGTGAAATAGAAGTTGGTCTCTATGCTATTCAGATTCTCCAGCTCACACCCTGTTTCCTCAAACAAAATGAATTATCTAAAAAAGCTATGGTAGAATTTTTATCAGGAAAGGGAATGATTCCCACAAATCcaaaatgtgaatattatttgGCTCTTAACAAGTTCACATCCTACTTAGAAAATTTACAATCAGATTTGAAAAGGTGTTTTGACTTTTTTGATGATTACCTTgttcttttgaaaatgaagaacacccaaaaagaaacaggagaaatCTCATTAAGCAAGAAAATTACCCGTTGTTTCAAGAAATATGTGGAACTTTTCTGCCATTTGGATTCGGGTCCACTGCACAAAGAGAGCCAGTTACTCCAAGAGGAGAATTGCAGGAAAGCTCTAGAAGCTTTGAGAGCAGATAGGTTTTCTGGACTCCTGGAATATCTTAACCCAAATCACAAAGAGGCTGCAACCAACATGGAAAATATAGTGAACAAATATAATTTCCTGTTGCAGCAAAACCCAAAAAAGCAAATGacaaaggagaaacaaaatttcattttagcCAACATTATTCTTAATTGTCTAAAACCCCATTCTAAGTTCATTCAACCACTTCCCATACTGAAAAAACAGCTCCGAGAAGTGTTACTATCCATAGGACCAAGTCATCAATATCCAAACCCTTACTTTTTAGCCTGCCTTCTGTTCTGGCCACAAAATCAAGAACTAGATGAAGATTCCAAATTCATGGAAAAGTATGTTTCATCCTTAAACAGAAACTTCAAGAGACAATATAGGAGCATGTGCAGGTCTAAGCAGGCAAGCACACTTTTTTATCTGGGGAAGCAGAAGGGGCTCCATAGTCTTGTTTGCAAGGCTGAGATAGAGCAATACTTcaataaagcacaaaatacaagTTCCCTCTCACAGAGTGCAGATGTGtgcaaaaaaaaagtcaaagaccTCCTGTGTCGTCTAACTGGTCAGGCTGAAGGCAAGCTGATCTCTATGGAATATGGAacagagaaaaaagttaaaataccaGTGATACCTGTTTATTCGGGTCCACTCAGGAGTGGTGGCAACATAGAAAGAGTGTCCTTCTACCTAGGATTTTCCATGGAAGGCCTTCAGGCATATGAGatagaaataatttaa